ATCTCGAAAATCTCACCTTATTCCCTACAAGGTAATCAGGTTTCAAAGCCTCTTGACCTTTCGGGAGAGAGTTTTGAAGAGGGTTGAGTGGTATATTTTACAACTTCCAAACATCCTCTAAAGGTCAAATGAAAAATGACTTATGACTAAATGTAGTACATGATATCGAACTGCCGCCGTGAATCTCGTTTTTCACAAAGATCCTGGAGTGTATATTTTTGCAACACTGAATTTGCTGCGCGACTTGCTTCTTGCCAGATTTCTTCTATAACCGAACTGTCTACCGTTTTGGAATTAACCTTTTCTTCGCTAGTTTGCGTCTCTAAGCCTTCTAAACATTCCAAAATCTCAAAAAGGACGATTTTTCGGGGTTCTCGCGTTAAAAGATAGCCACCTTTTGACCCTCGCTGACTCTTGACTATACCCCCACGCCTCAAGGTTGCTAGTAGCTGTTCCAGATAGCGATCGGGTATATTTTGTTGTGCTGCAATTTGTCGAATTTGCAGAGGTTCGCCGCTTCCGTAGTGAGCAGCCATCTCTAATAAGGCTAAAATTGCGTATTCCAATTTACAGGATAGTTCCACAAGCAGCAATAAGTTAAAAATTAACAGTTACAGTTATACCAATTTGAAAAAACAATGTGACAAATAGACCATTTGTAGAGACGCGATTCATCGCATCTTGACTCAAGGATGTGTTGCAATCAAATTAATTGAATTGGTATTAGGAGTTAAAAACTATAGCGTTTCTTAATCACATGAGGTACATCATAGCCCCCTCTCTGCAAGCGATGAGGGGTTGGGGGTGGGTTCAGTACCTACTCAACTGAGAATTGCTATAAGAGTTAAGAGTAGAGACGCGAGTCATCTAGTCTCTATTGGAGTTAAAAGTTAGAAATTAGTAGGACTTACGCAAAACTTTAGCCAGCCACAATTCATAACTCTTAACTTGACTGAAAACTCCTAACTTTTATAGTATACTCCGGTTCTATGCTGGGGTTTATTTATTGCTGCTACTGAAAACAAAAAACCCCGCCTGATGACGGGGAAAAATTGAGTTAAAAATTTTCAGTTGATAGTTAACAATCTAGAAGGTGAAAGTTGTTCTCAGTGTACCGATAATTGCATCGTCGTTAGCACTACTCTGACCAGGAGAAGTCAACCAGATTACGCCAGGAGTGATAGAGATGTTATCCGACACACGATACTTGTAGAAGCCTTCAAAGTGATAGGGTATATCACGAGCACCTGCTTGGAGTGAATAGGGTTCTGCACCAGCAAAAATACCTAGAACGTTACCCTTCTTACCTAAATCAGGTAAAGCTACTCCAACTCCATAAGTCCAAACTTCCTTATCATCACCTGCACCGAAACCTGCGACATCGGTATAAGCGACGAAGCCGCTAAGTGACAGTTTGTCACTGGGTCTAAAGGCAACCGACGCACCGTAAGAATTAGTTGAAGATCCATTTGTGGTACTTAGAACGTTAGCTTGTCTAGTACCTACTGCAAAGTTTCCAAGAGTTCCGTCTGATGTTGAGCCGGAGTTGAACAAGAAACCACCTGCACCAGTATACCCATGAACATAGGTAGCAGCTAAAGCGACGCGATCGCCAACACTAAAGTTCAACTGTCCTAAAGCAGCATAGTTACCGTTGGTCAAACCTTGATTAATACCAGGATTATTAGCTTGTGATGCCAAGTAACCAGCAGTGATTGAACTACTTCCTAGGATACCGCCACCTTTACCTAAAGGCAGATTCAGTGCTATACCAGCACCACCACCAATCCGATAGATGGGGCTTTCAGAAGCAAGAGTGGACAAAGCTCCGTTACCGCCATCAGTATTGTCGAAAAAGTAAGGGTTGTTGACAGCAGCATACTGGCTGTGTCGTCCGCCACTAGCTGCAAGGTAAACGTGGGCTGGGCCTATGGGAGCTTCATAGGTCAATCGGTCTATGCTGACGCTGTTGTTACCATTACCAGCACCGACTTGAAATGTTTGTCTACCTTCAGCACCACCATTACTACCATCTATTGCAAAGGCTTGTGCATTCCCGGCAGCTAGACGGGTGTGTAAAACGTCTCTACCCGTGAAGCTGGTTTGCAAGTCTAAACGTACCCGATCTTGGAAGACAGTATTATTGTTGTTACCATTCCTACCTCCAAACACATCAGTAACGCCAAAAACGGCTTCACCGACTAGTTTTGTGGTGGTGGAGAACTGATTAGCTTCCAATTCAGCGGTCCGTGCTTCTAAGGAATCTACACGACCGCGTAGAGTTGCTAATTCTGCGGAAAATTCTTCTTGTAACCGTTGCAAGGTAGCTAAATCTTGTTTAGTTACCAAGTCAGCTGTTGCTGTGGCAATTAATTCGTTAACCCGATCCAAACAGGCATTCAAACCAGCAGCAAACTCATAACGGGTCAAAGCACGATTCCCGCGATAAGTAGCATTGGGATAACCTGCAATACAACCATAGCGCTCAACCAAGGACTGCAACGCTTGAAAGGCCCAATCGGTGGGTTGTACATCGGAAAACTGAGAAACCGATGTTACTTGAGACTGAGAGTTATTTTGGCTGCCTTCGTTGCTGTAGCGATTAACTTGATCTATCGTTGTTTGAGCCAATATTTCTGGCTGCTGGACAACTTCAGTTACACCTGCTTGTTTGGCTGGCGATACTTCAGTGGTTGTGTTTGGAGCCGCAATTGCTGTTGTCGAAACTAACAATGTTGCTCCCAAAACTGCTGGGCTAACCACTAAGGATTTCCACAATAGATTAGACATCTTTTCTTTACTCCTCACACCTTGTTTAGACAATTGGTTTCGTTACACCTAATTCTCAAAAATGCGACATCTCATTGAAACCTGTGGATGAGGCATAGTTGCCACTACTACAATTTTAGTTTTTGCAAAGCTAATAAACGATTAACTTAGGGTTAAAAACTTATGTGATTAACTTATGCAAAAACATATCTTTATATCATAACATTATAAAACATCCGATCTAGATGGCAAGATTGGAGCGATCGCCTTAAAAACTGTCACACTATAGTTATCTAAATATCTAAGTAGGGAGTATGGTTTAGGTCATTCGCTCCCGACCAGGCTAAATTGCTGAAAGCTTTAGATACTACTTAGCCCCAATATAAAAAATCGCAGATTCGGTTAGAACATACTGACTCTGTTATGCAAAGGTAGACAAAGCCTTGTCACCGGGTAGTTGCCTGGTATTTTTGAAATAAACCAAAATTTAGGAATCAAAGTTTTTGAAACCCGCACACTGCAAAATAGAACCCTTATCTTCAGTCTTAGAGTACTCCAAGTAAAAAAATGCCCAATTGTCATTGCGAGCGAAGCGAAGCAATCCCAAGGGCTGTGATTGCTTTGCTTCGCTCGCAATGACGGGTTTTGGATCATTTATTTTTTGGAACACTCTTAAGTAAGTTTTGGGATACTTAAGACTATAGGCAGGTATTTGTCTTTGGAAATTTCCAAGAAATAAATTATCTTAAATAGTTCAGACAGAATTAATTAAACGATGTCATTGCAAATGAAGCGTACCCCTTCAAGAAAGGAAGCTTTGCGAACGCTTTGCTCGCAATTACAGTAAATATTTTTGTCCGACTACTTATTTTATAGAATGGGCAACATCCAGTCGACTGGTGCAAGATGTCAGAAGACATCACTTAGTTAGTTGATTCGGGAAATCGCGTACGCTACATCAAAGTCTGTCTGTGTCAGCCCACCTGCATCATGTGTTGTCAGTATAATCTTCACTTTATTGTAGGAAATCTCTATATCTGGATGATGTGCTGCTGACTCAGCCGGCTCCACCAGCTTATTTACAAACTCAATTGCTTGGATAAAATCTTGGAATGTACGGGTAATCTCCAACTTGGAGTTTTCAACAGTCCAACCGAACAGAAGCTTTGCCTGTTCTTGAATTTCCACTTCGGTGAGTAGTTGTGCCATGTCAAAAAATTAAATTCCTAATATATGTTTTTTACACTCAGACTTGGTAGATAGACGGTATTTATCGCATCCGATCAGACCGAAGCATTGATGCCAGATATTTTTATTTTTTATAAAACTTAAACGCTTTGCCTTTGCTTGCCACAGGCATCGTCATCCAAATTTTCAAAAGTTACCTACAAAAAAACTATCCGCCCTGATTTAGATCAGATGACCTAAGTCAGAGCGGTCTAGCGGGTCTTCAGGTTGCAACCAGACTGCCGGAAGGAACTCCGAGCTTGCCTAGCTACTTGAGCTAACTTAGTATCTCAAAGATAACTAAGGCTAACTTTTAGAGAACAGCCCCGGCACACAGCCGGCTAACTGCAACCTGATGACCCATGCATTTACTACTTTCTATCATGGGCATCACCTCCTTATTGCCTAAGCGGTCTTAGTTTTAAAAGGGCAGAGTTTTTAATCTGGGTTTATAACCTTCATCTAACATAACATATAAATTTAGAGATATTAACCATATAAAAAAAATCTCCCACCTTTTTGTGGGAGATGACTGGAGAATATTGACACTTTGTTGGCTGATGCCAAGAAGATTATTTAATCTGGCTGATGTCAATTTTTGGCAACCACAACCTTGATTTAAGTCATGGTCAGCTTTTAAGATTAGAGAGCGTTACCACGAGGTAGTACTTCTTCTGGAAATACAAATTGTTCGTGGGGTTGATCTTGAGGAGCCATCCAAG
This Nostoc sp. KVJ3 DNA region includes the following protein-coding sequences:
- a CDS encoding RrF2 family transcriptional regulator, producing MELSCKLEYAILALLEMAAHYGSGEPLQIRQIAAQQNIPDRYLEQLLATLRRGGIVKSQRGSKGGYLLTREPRKIVLFEILECLEGLETQTSEEKVNSKTVDSSVIEEIWQEASRAANSVLQKYTLQDLCEKRDSRRQFDIMYYI
- a CDS encoding iron uptake porin; this encodes MSNLLWKSLVVSPAVLGATLLVSTTAIAAPNTTTEVSPAKQAGVTEVVQQPEILAQTTIDQVNRYSNEGSQNNSQSQVTSVSQFSDVQPTDWAFQALQSLVERYGCIAGYPNATYRGNRALTRYEFAAGLNACLDRVNELIATATADLVTKQDLATLQRLQEEFSAELATLRGRVDSLEARTAELEANQFSTTTKLVGEAVFGVTDVFGGRNGNNNNTVFQDRVRLDLQTSFTGRDVLHTRLAAGNAQAFAIDGSNGGAEGRQTFQVGAGNGNNSVSIDRLTYEAPIGPAHVYLAASGGRHSQYAAVNNPYFFDNTDGGNGALSTLASESPIYRIGGGAGIALNLPLGKGGGILGSSSITAGYLASQANNPGINQGLTNGNYAALGQLNFSVGDRVALAATYVHGYTGAGGFLFNSGSTSDGTLGNFAVGTRQANVLSTTNGSSTNSYGASVAFRPSDKLSLSGFVAYTDVAGFGAGDDKEVWTYGVGVALPDLGKKGNVLGIFAGAEPYSLQAGARDIPYHFEGFYKYRVSDNISITPGVIWLTSPGQSSANDDAIIGTLRTTFTF
- a CDS encoding 4a-hydroxytetrahydrobiopterin dehydratase, coding for MAQLLTEVEIQEQAKLLFGWTVENSKLEITRTFQDFIQAIEFVNKLVEPAESAAHHPDIEISYNKVKIILTTHDAGGLTQTDFDVAYAISRIN